The nucleotide window ACCATTGCTAGCGAGCACCAGCGTGGTCGGGAAGACGAGAGGATTGTTGCTGCTTAGACGTCTTACTGACGCGTTGGACAGTGTTCCACTTTCCGTCATCTAATAGTCCATCTTTGCAAGGATCGACGATGTATACCCCTGACGGAAGAGTCGGTAACACTGCGGAGCTCGATCCAACTTATCATTTTCATGTGGCTTGGGCCATGTGAAGTGCAATGTTCTGGATGGTGTGCTGCAAGCTCTGGTCTATTCTCGGATATCAAAGTTTTTGACGATTTTTATGATGCGGTACGTTCGTATAGGAGAGTTGTGGTAAATACAGTAATGAAAGAGTCTTTATATGCTTACCTTCGTCATGTGTGCACGACCTCGTTCGACCTCTGTGCTGTCTCGTAAACCCCGGCCGGGTTCCCCAAATTAGGATCCCTTGGGCCCATCGTTCATTTGCCGACAGCCCACTTTCGGCGGGGGGAAGATGCCCCGCGTTACTGTCTTGGTCATAGTGCGGGGTAGCGATGATGAAAGTCAATGGCCGAGGACGGCTGTTTTACCGGCTAAGAGGATTCGTAAGTACCTGAGAGTGATTTTCGTGTGGGGGTGACGTGTACAGGGTGGAGTAATATAGAGGAGTAGCCTCGTTCCTACTACACACCGTACCACCTGCACTTGACGGGACAGAAAAGAGCAAGGACTACACATGAGGGGTTCATAAGAAGGAAGTTACGATACATCCAAACTTGACAGCTCTGCAACTTGACATCACACGTCGTCAACGGGCTATTCGTATCCCAAACACAACACGCCATACTCTCATACCAGCCCCTCAGTATAAATCACACCTCAAAAAAGAACCATCAAACTTCAACAATGGCATCCAAACCCGCAGTTGGCTTCTGCGGCCTCGGAGCCATGGGCATGGGCATGGCAACCCATCTCGTCAAGCAAGGCTACCCCGTAACCGGCTTCGACGTCTACCCGCCCTCGCTAGAAAAGTTCAAAGCCGCAGGCGGCACGCCTTCATCCTCGCTTTCTGAGTCTGCTAAAGATAAGCCATTCTACATTGTCATGGTGGCTACAGCCATGCAAACGCAACCCGCGCTCTTCGAAAAAGACGGCATTGTAGCTGCGCTACCCAAGGGCGCAACGCTCTTCCTGTGCTCCACGGTACCAAGCGCGTATGCGAAGAGCGTGGAGAAGGAATTGGTTGACATTGGCCGCTCGGATATCCACTTCATCGACGCGCCTGTTTCTGGGGGCGCTGCAAGGGCGGCTGAGGGTACGTTGTCGATTATGGCGGGAGCGTCTGCAGCGGCGTTTGAGAAGGGCACGGAGTTGCTCAAGGAGATGTCTGCGCCAACCAAGTTGTATCTTGTTGATGGTGGGGTCGGCGCTGGTAGCAATATGAAAATGGTGCATCAAGTGCTTGCTGCCGTACACGTTTTGGCACTCAACGAAGCTTATGGGTTTGCGGCGCGTTTGGGGCTCAATGGCAAGGATGTGCTGGATAGGGTTGTGGGCAGTCCGGGGTGGAGCTGGATGTTTGAGAATCGCAGTTTGAGAACTTTGAAGGAGGATTATTTTCCCGGGGCGAGTGCTGTGACTATTATTCTCAAGGATACGGTATGTTCTCTTTCTTCTGTTTTTACCCCGGTACCCACAAGCTTCTGTTCTCCGGAGTAGAAGTCCGAGGAAGAGTTTCACTAACATGATATAGGGTATCATAACAACCATGTCCCGCGACATCCGCTTCCCAGCAACAATGTGCTCCATCGCCGAGCAGGTCTACTTCTCCGCCGTAGACCGCGGTCTCGGCCCCAACGATGACGGCGGCATCGTCCGTCTCTGGACCACCGATCCAGTCGCAAACATTACATGTACCCTCTCCCCCGAAGACAAGGAGACCAAACTCCAGCGCGTCGTCGACCTGCTAACCGGCATCCACCTTGTCGGCGCTGCGGAATCCCTATCCCTGGCCAAGCACGTTGGTATCCCGCTGCAGCAGTTTTACGGCTTGGCACTGGATGCCGCGGGTGCAAGTACCATGTTTAAGGAGGC belongs to Pyrenophora tritici-repentis strain M4 chromosome 10, whole genome shotgun sequence and includes:
- a CDS encoding MmsB, 3-hydroxyisobutyrate dehydrogenase and related beta-hydroxyacid dehydrogenase — protein: MASKPAVGFCGLGAMGMGMATHLVKQGYPVTGFDVYPPSLEKFKAAGGTPSSSLSESAKDKPFYIVMVATAMQTQPALFEKDGIVAALPKGATLFLCSTVPSAYAKSVEKELVDIGRSDIHFIDAPVSGGAARAAEGTLSIMAGASAAAFEKGTELLKEMSAPTKLYLVDGGVGAGSNMKMVHQVLAAVHVLALNEAYGFAARLGLNGKDVLDRVVGSPGWSWMFENRSLRTLKEDYFPGASAVTIILKDTGIITTMSRDIRFPATMCSIAEQVYFSAVDRGLGPNDDGGIVRLWTTDPVANITCTLSPEDKETKLQRVVDLLTGIHLVGAAESLSLAKHVGIPLQQFYGLALDAAGASTMFKEAGKQMIEVLEGRNDGKGKVLDAYAEVLKMAVEQAQAARCPVYLGTAAFNVLLQTRDELSFAALLKYYAP